A genomic stretch from Capsicum annuum cultivar UCD-10X-F1 unplaced genomic scaffold, UCD10Xv1.1 ctg80857, whole genome shotgun sequence includes:
- the LOC124895248 gene encoding coumaroyl-CoA:anthocyanidin 3-O-glucoside-6''-O-coumaroyltransferase 1-like, translated as MAHTQQVKLLECCQVSPPTGSIPSTTLPLTFLDIPWLLFPPSQPLFFYDFPHTTSHFKQTILSNFKISLSLTLQYYFPLVGNLIIPPQPSKPKITYTSGDSVTLTIKESTYDYYNHLLIHHQKGVQDFHQLVPHLPQIGELLHVDQELKYSLLAVQITIFPNCGVSIGFSKRHVVADERTSNNFLKTWAGIFRNGLELYLPVLNKNLPYCDRSIIRDTNGVEPIMWNQKNVPKLANGNFSDMVRSTFVMGRPDMEVINGWIISRSKKLFGSAQLLLSPYVVTCSFIWVCWLKANMDNIEDTIDKTEPHYFGFIAGGITRLGYPVPISYAGNCIAFGRAMARRNELLGENGILFAAKTIGDTIKELNRNVLGRVENWMSDWKVFNGSGLHMTVTGSPKVDLYSLDFGGADPK; from the coding sequence ATGGCACATACACAGCAAGTTAAACTTCTTGAATGTTGCCAAGTCTCTCCACCAACAGGTTCAATTCCATCAACTACTTTACCATTAACATTCTTGGACATACCTTGGCTTCTTTTTCCACCAAGTCAACCACTTTTTTTCTATGATTTCCCTCACACAACTTCTCATTTCAAACAAACCATTTTATCCAATTTCAAGATTTCACTTTCTTTAACACTCCAATACTATTTCCCTTTAGTAGGTAATTTAATAATTCCACCACAACCATCTAAGCCAAAAATTACCTACACCTCAGGAGACTCTGTTACATTAACCATAAAAGAGTCTACGTATGATTATTATAACCATCTTTTAATCCATCATCAGAAGGGTGTTCAAGATTTTCACCAATTAGTACCTCATTTGCCACAAATTGGTGAATTGTTACATGTGGACCAAGAGTTAAAGTACTCACTTTTGGCTGTTCAAATTACTATATTTCCTAATTGTGGTGTTTCTATTGGATTCTCCAAACGTCACGTGGTGGCTGATGAAAGAACATCTAACAATTTCTTGAAGACGTGGGCAGGTATTTTTAGAAATGGACTAGAATTGTACTTGCCTGTGTTGAACAAGAATTTGCCATACTGTGATAGGTCAATAATTCGTGACACCAATGGGGTTGAACCAATCATGTGGAACCAAAAAAATGTGCCAAAATTGGCAAATGGCAATTTTAGTGACATGGTAAGATCCACATTTGTAATGGGTCGACCCGACATGGAGGTGATCAATGGGTGGATCATATCACGGTCCAAGAAACTATTCGGGTCAGCCCAGTTGCTCCTTTCGCCCTATGTGGTGACATGTTCATTTATTTGGGTGTGTTGGTTGAAAGCTAACATGGACAACATTGAAGATACAATTGACAAAACGGAGCCCCATTACTTCGGTTTTATAGCGGGTGGTATAACCCGGTTGGGTTACCCGGTACCGATTAGTTATGCAGGTAATTGCATTGCATTTGGTAGAGCAATGGCAAGGAGAAATGAATTATTGGGAGAAAATGGTATACTTTTTGCTGCGAAGACAATTGGTGATACCATCAAGGAATTGAATAGGAATGTGTTGGGTCGGGTTGAAAATTGGATGTCCGATTGGAAAGTGTTTAATGGGTCGGGGCTCCATATGACGGTAACCGGGTCTCCGAAAGTGGATCTTTACTCGTTGGATTTCGGTGGGGCCGACCCAAAATGA